The nucleotide sequence AACGAATTTCTCTCTGGCTTATCCTCTCCCCGGCCATTACTGCGCCAGATTACGTGCCATCATTAACCGCCGATTCGATTTTCTCCCGGAAATCTACATAAAGATTCGTTCCGTTTCTTTCTTCCTCACCAATCCACGAGgcggggcgagagagagagcgagcgagagaggcGGTTGGCGCACGCCCTGTGGGTCGCTCCGCTTCGCTTCCAGTTCGTGCGCTTGGGGTGAGGGGGAGATGGCGAGCCgagggggccgcggcggcggccgggcgaACCCCGACGCTGCCCAGGCCGGGtatggcggccgcggcggcgctggTCGTGGGCGTGTTGATGGTGGTGGCCGTGGCCGCGGGTACTACCAAGGGGATGGGGGCGGTGATGGTGGTGGCCGTGGCCGTGGTTACTACCAAGGAGACGGTGGCGGGGGTCGTGGGTACTACCAGGGTGGCGGTGATGGCGGCGGGAGAGGGCGTGGGTACTACCAGGGAGAGGGCGAGGACCGTGGGTACTACCAGGGaggcggtgatggcggcggcggaaGAGGGCGTGGGTAccaaggcggcggcgatggcggtggccgcggccgaggaCGCGGCtaccaaggcggcggcggcgatggtggaggCCGCGGCCGTGGCTACGAAGGTGCTGGCGATGGCGGGCGCGGCCGAGGCCGTGGCTATCAGCAGGGCGGCAACGACTacggcggcggccttggtggcagcAACTAcggcggtggccgtggtggcaacaACTACGGCGGCCGcggtggcagaggaagaggccagaACCAGCCCGACCCCCTCGCTCTCCAAGTCGCGGGGCCTCCCCTCTCCGAGCGCTACCACACAGAGGCGGCCCAGCTCCGGGAGAAGTTCCAGGCGATGGCCATCAGCCGTGCCGAGCCGATGTTCCCGGGCCGCCCTGGGTTCGGCTCCAAGGGGCAGGTGTGCGTGGTGAGGGCCAACCACTTCTTCGTCGGCCTCGTGGACAAGGGCCTGCACCAGTACGACGTACGTTCCCCTCGATCGCCACTACTTTCTTCTCAGGTTTGCACTGCTCAGTGCTCACTGACGTGGCCATATTTTGTGCGCTTATTTCTTGATTTCAGGTGGCCATGTCGCCGGAGCCGACCATGACGGGCGTTTTCCGAGCTGTCATGTCCACTCTTGTGAAGGAGCACCAGGACACCACTCTTGGCGGTCGCCTCCCAGCTTACGACGGCCGCAAGAGCCTGTACACCGCGGGCGAGCTGCCCTTTACAACCAAGGAGTTCGAGGTCACCTTACCTGACAAAAATCCAGGTCCACCTGGGCAAAGGTAAACTCAGTCAGTCAGTCTGTGCCACACGACATGACAAAATGAGCAGATCAGGTTCCCCATGACATGTTGTATGTTTGCAGGAGGGAGAGGAAGTTCAAGGTGACCATCAAGCACGCCACCCTGGTCAGCCTGCAGCAGCTGCAGATGCTCATGTCCGGGATCCCCACGGACATACCTGCGCAGGCGCTGCAGGTGCTCGACATTGTGTTGCGTGACATCGTGCTCAACGAACGGGATGACATGGGGTAACAACTGATCTCTGCCCTTTGCCTCGTTAATCGTCATCGATCATTTTGCATGATCTTCTGATTCGGGATTGGGACTTGTTGTCACTGTTTGCCTTAGGTTCGTCCCGGTAGGCCGGTCTTTCTTCTCGCGGACCGTCGAGGATCCCATCCAGTTAGGCCAGGGCATCGAAGGATGGAATGGGTTCTACCAGAGCATCAGACCCACCCAAAGTGGATTGTCCCTCAACATTGGTCAGTGACATGTATTCCTTGCATTCTGTTTCCACTTACCTGCAACATGTTGTGCCAGGATGCATGAATGATGGGAAAATATGCGTACTTGCCAATCAATGTACTGTGAATTTTGGATTGCAGACATGTCTTCGACTGCTTTTGTTGGAGGGGGGTCGCTGATTGATTTCATCAAGGAGATTCTTAACAGGAGAGATCTCTCTCGCGGCATTCAAAATGAACTTGATTATGTGAAGGTATGCATATTTTCTGTATCAAATGTATCGCGACCAAGTTGCtgctgtggtggtatatggtaggTCATGGTTGTGCGTTCCGCTGCAGATTAAGAAGGCCCTCAGGGGTCTAAGGGTTGAGGTCACCCACCGAGGACAGATGCGCAGGAAATACCGCATTGCTGGCTTGACAAAGGATTCTGCCAGAGAATTGAGGTTCCAATTATCGACCGGCGAAAGCAAGACTGTGAGGGACTACTTTCGAGAAACCTACAAGCTGCAGCTGCGTTACGATTTTCTCCGATGCCTGCAAGTTGGTACAGAACAGAAACCCAACTATCTTCCAATAGAGGTCTGTGCAGAAATGGACTTAATCTTCTCGACGTACTTCCATATGTTCTACACCAATCACTTTCATATGTTCTGAACTTCTGATGCAACTTTCTTTTTGCATTGTACGTAGCATATTTTCTGATAAATACACTTGCCATTGCTCTCCAGGTCTGCAATATAGTTCCAGGACAGCGGTACCAAAAGAAGCTGGATGACAGCCAGGTTTCTAAAATGATGGCTATAGCCTGCCAGAGTCCAGCTGGGCGTGAGACCTCCATTCGCAAGGTGATTTCTTCTGCTGTCTTTTCTGCATGGAACTTTTTTGTCAGATGAAAGAGTCTAGCAAAGTTTGTTTTGAACCTTTCACTGATCCTGTCTTTCCTTTTTCTCTCAGTCTGTTCTGGAGAATAAATATAACAGTGCCAAACGTGCAAATGAGTTTGGTATAGAAGTTGACAGCAACCCAACTTCTGTTCGGGCTAGAGTTCTGCCTGCTCCAAAGGTAACCAACCCCACTTCCTATATTTGCAGCGCTCTTCTCTGCCATCTTGTACTACTACTACTCTGATCGGCTCGTGTTTGATTTTTTCTTGTTGTAGCTGAGGTACCATGGTACTGAGTCTTGCTTCCCAGAAAATGGGGCGTGGAACATGAGAGGCAAGGTACACTATGAGTAACTTCCAACATTCTTTATACACTAGTGACAGAGCACTTTTCCAA is from Triticum aestivum cultivar Chinese Spring chromosome 3A, IWGSC CS RefSeq v2.1, whole genome shotgun sequence and encodes:
- the LOC123060441 gene encoding protein argonaute 18; the protein is MASRGGRGGGRANPDAAQAGYGGRGGAGRGRVDGGGRGRGYYQGDGGGDGGGRGRGYYQGDGGGGRGYYQGGGDGGGRGRGYYQGEGEDRGYYQGGGDGGGGRGRGYQGGGDGGGRGRGRGYQGGGGDGGGRGRGYEGAGDGGRGRGRGYQQGGNDYGGGLGGSNYGGGRGGNNYGGRGGRGRGQNQPDPLALQVAGPPLSERYHTEAAQLREKFQAMAISRAEPMFPGRPGFGSKGQVCVVRANHFFVGLVDKGLHQYDVAMSPEPTMTGVFRAVMSTLVKEHQDTTLGGRLPAYDGRKSLYTAGELPFTTKEFEVTLPDKNPGPPGQRRERKFKVTIKHATLVSLQQLQMLMSGIPTDIPAQALQVLDIVLRDIVLNERDDMGFVPVGRSFFSRTVEDPIQLGQGIEGWNGFYQSIRPTQSGLSLNIDMSSTAFVGGGSLIDFIKEILNRRDLSRGIQNELDYVKIKKALRGLRVEVTHRGQMRRKYRIAGLTKDSARELRFQLSTGESKTVRDYFRETYKLQLRYDFLRCLQVGTEQKPNYLPIEVCNIVPGQRYQKKLDDSQVSKMMAIACQSPAGRETSIRKSVLENKYNSAKRANEFGIEVDSNPTSVRARVLPAPKLRYHGTESCFPENGAWNMRGKKVINGAKVGIWACVNFCNELPEDEVRIFCHKLSEMSSTTGVNFNGAKLKIFHARSDQVEAKLREVRQQAGNMKIDLLLAILPNKNGSLYGDIKRICETDIGLMSQCCLLKNVEKSSPQFLANVALKINAKCGGRNSVFADLPVSLPVVWKKPTIIFGADVTHPSALDDTAPSIASVVASQDWPEVTKYHGDVHAQGHRVELIEGLEGIVKKLLLSFEKQSKQRPLQLIFYRDGVSEGQFRKVLEDEIPLIEKAWKALYNEKPPITFIVVQKRHHTRLFPSDGKYQDNSGNVMPGTVVDRQICHPTEFDFFLCSHAGIKGTSRPAHYHVLRDDNNFSADDLQSLTNNLCYTYASCTRSVSTAPPAYYAHKLAFRARFYLGQVPDMASEISAGSAPPPLMLPEIKDGLKSHMFYC